From Chryseobacterium shandongense, the proteins below share one genomic window:
- the ccoG gene encoding cytochrome c oxidase accessory protein CcoG, whose amino-acid sequence MSDIEEIEVRGGQGQVLDPETYRDSIGTMDQSGKRKWVYPRKPKGRYTNYRYLVSCILLLVYFSVPFIKINGNPMLLFNVIDREFFIFGQPFYPQDFFILTLGAIASLIFIIVFTIAFGRIFCGWICPQTIFLEMIFRKIEYAIEGDRNKQMKLDRQEWNTEKIWKRGLKWTIYLIISLIITHFMFMYIVGYEEVFRIVSEGPFANPTNFIVMILLTAAFYFVFAWFREQVCTLVCPYGRLQGVLIDKDTVNVFYDFKRGENRAKWRKGEDRKAAGKGDCIDCHQCVVVCPTGIDIRDGQQLECVNCTACIDACDEVMEKVGLPKGLIRYATENEIENETKFKFTGRMKGFALILVLLTGFLGYLLYNRGEMEAKFIKPAGSTFFVRDGKITNTYNYTFLNKTNDKKIVTIKVIEPKHGEVIYSASSKITVDRDKITKGTVNISFPESEMNLSKQNITIGVYDMNGKLVDSYETYFEGPFKLQF is encoded by the coding sequence ATGTCAGACATAGAAGAAATAGAAGTGCGCGGCGGACAGGGCCAGGTTCTGGACCCTGAAACTTACAGAGATTCTATAGGCACCATGGATCAGTCCGGAAAAAGGAAATGGGTATATCCCAGAAAGCCTAAAGGCCGGTATACCAATTACAGATATCTTGTAAGCTGTATTTTGTTATTGGTTTATTTTTCGGTTCCATTTATCAAAATCAATGGGAATCCGATGCTCTTATTTAATGTAATTGACAGAGAGTTTTTCATTTTCGGGCAGCCTTTCTACCCTCAGGATTTTTTCATCCTGACATTGGGGGCAATTGCTTCTCTTATTTTCATTATTGTATTTACGATTGCTTTCGGTAGAATTTTCTGCGGGTGGATATGTCCTCAGACAATTTTCCTTGAAATGATATTCCGTAAAATAGAATATGCGATTGAAGGAGACCGGAACAAGCAGATGAAATTGGACAGACAAGAGTGGAACACCGAAAAGATCTGGAAAAGAGGTCTGAAATGGACCATCTACCTTATCATTTCATTAATTATTACCCACTTCATGTTTATGTATATCGTGGGGTATGAAGAGGTTTTTAGGATTGTTTCGGAGGGGCCGTTCGCCAACCCAACCAACTTCATTGTAATGATTTTGCTTACAGCTGCATTTTATTTTGTATTTGCGTGGTTCAGAGAGCAGGTTTGCACCCTTGTCTGTCCATACGGAAGATTACAGGGTGTATTGATTGATAAAGACACCGTAAATGTTTTCTATGATTTTAAAAGAGGAGAAAACAGAGCAAAATGGAGAAAAGGTGAAGACCGAAAAGCTGCCGGAAAAGGAGATTGTATCGACTGCCATCAGTGTGTCGTAGTTTGTCCTACCGGAATTGATATCAGAGACGGACAGCAGCTGGAATGCGTAAACTGTACTGCATGTATTGATGCCTGTGATGAGGTGATGGAAAAAGTTGGGCTTCCTAAAGGACTTATCCGATATGCAACAGAGAACGAAATCGAGAACGAAACTAAATTCAAATTTACGGGGAGAATGAAAGGTTTTGCCTTAATTCTTGTATTGTTGACCGGTTTTCTGGGATATCTTCTTTATAATCGTGGCGAAATGGAAGCAAAATTCATTAAGCCTGCCGGAAGTACATTTTTTGTAAGGGACGGAAAAATTACCAATACCTACAATTACACTTTCCTTAATAAAACCAATGACAAGAAAATTGTAACCATCAAGGTAATTGAGCCGAAACACGGAGAAGTTATTTATAGCGCTTCAAGTAAAATTACCGTTGATAGGGATAAGATTACAAAAGGAACCGTTAACATTAGTTTCCCGGAAAGCGAGATGAATCTTTCAAAACAAAATATCACCATCGGAGTCTATGATATGAATGGAAAACTGGTGGATTCTTATGAGACTTATTTTGAGGGACCCTTTAAACTACAATTTTAA
- a CDS encoding cbb3-type cytochrome c oxidase N-terminal domain-containing protein translates to MKQRTPVFVNILIIIGLLIVFYYLFVQSYEFLGSPYFWGTVVIAGILAYIHSAIGDLIENNKFKKLSAEEKAAYLAEKKVPYITRLYNAAFKKQSAAEEKDILIDHGFDGIMELDNQLPKWWVGLFYFGTAFCIVYVAAYSFTDFAHPLTEYEKEYKEQLASIEEYQKTQPPVTIETAKYSADNIAEGKELFKTNCASCHKEDGSGGIGPNLTDNYWINQPEKTLFKNVFHMDWNGSPTNPSMRAFGKNGEVSGAEIEKIAAYVYHINQELPPVTPAQGGAAPQGTEAHWEKE, encoded by the coding sequence ATGAAACAAAGAACACCGGTTTTTGTAAACATCTTAATAATAATCGGACTTTTAATAGTTTTTTATTATCTGTTTGTACAGAGTTATGAGTTTTTGGGCTCACCTTACTTCTGGGGAACTGTAGTGATTGCAGGTATTCTGGCATACATCCACAGTGCTATCGGAGATCTTATTGAAAACAATAAATTCAAAAAGCTATCCGCAGAAGAAAAAGCAGCTTATTTAGCAGAGAAAAAAGTACCTTATATAACAAGGCTTTACAACGCTGCATTTAAAAAGCAATCTGCTGCTGAAGAGAAAGATATTCTAATTGATCACGGTTTCGACGGAATTATGGAATTGGATAACCAATTACCTAAATGGTGGGTAGGTTTATTCTACTTTGGGACCGCTTTTTGTATTGTTTACGTTGCAGCATATTCTTTTACAGATTTCGCTCATCCATTAACGGAATACGAAAAAGAATACAAAGAGCAGCTGGCAAGTATTGAAGAATATCAGAAGACTCAGCCACCTGTAACGATTGAAACGGCTAAATATTCAGCAGATAATATTGCAGAAGGTAAAGAGCTCTTTAAAACGAACTGTGCATCTTGTCATAAAGAAGATGGTAGTGGAGGTATTGGTCCGAATCTTACGGATAATTACTGGATCAACCAGCCGGAGAAAACGTTATTTAAAAACGTATTCCACATGGACTGGAACGGGTCTCCTACCAATCCTTCGATGAGAGCATTTGGTAAGAACGGAGAAGTTTCCGGTGCTGAAATTGAAAAGATTGCAGCCTATGTATATCACATTAACCAGGAATTGCCTCCGGTAACACCAGCTCAGGGTGGCGCAGCTCCTCAGGGAACTGAAGCGCATTGGGAGAAAGAATAA
- a CDS encoding cbb3-type cytochrome oxidase subunit 3, which yields MIPQNFKDILSNTDNAGFYQTLALIFFMLFFVALVIYVFSRPKKYYKEEEEAPLSDDQDDNDFNLKN from the coding sequence ATGATACCTCAGAACTTTAAAGACATATTATCCAATACCGACAATGCTGGCTTTTACCAGACCTTGGCTCTGATTTTCTTTATGCTGTTCTTCGTAGCATTGGTAATATATGTTTTTAGCAGGCCTAAAAAATATTACAAGGAAGAAGAGGAGGCTCCTCTGAGTGACGATCAGGATGATAATGATTTTAATTTAAAAAATTAA
- the ccoN gene encoding cytochrome-c oxidase, cbb3-type subunit I, translating into METQKFSYDNSIVRAFLYATVVFGIIGFLFGLTAALMLFYPELPEFLFGTDDTTIKSLGGGIDGLINTHGAFGFGRIRMLHTTTVIFAFVMNVVYVGVYYSLQRLLKTRMYSDTLSWIHFWTWQIMILVTYVTFFMGINTSKEYAEHEWPIDILITISWVIFGANMFLTIAKRRVRHLYVAIWFYIGTWIAVAMLHIFNNLEVPLSFTGWKSYSAYAGVKDAIVQWWYGHNAVAFVLTTPVLGLMYYFLPKAADRPVFSYKLSIIHFWSLIFVYIWAGPHHLQYTALPAWAQAVGTGFSIMLIAPSWGGMLNGLLTLRGAWDKVRENPILKFFVVAVTCYGMATFEGPLLATKNINKIGHFTDWVIGHVHLGALGWNGFMAFGVIYYLIPILWRTKLYSTKLANWHFWLGTLGIIFYAVPMYISGFTQGLMWKQFNPDGTLVWKNWLDTVTAVIPYFKMRFFGGFLYLSGAILMVINLIATVRKGSFQKDVPAEAPALANISGKRKEGEGTHLWLERTPMLLGILSLLTISIGSMVEIIPTLSLKKSVPTISAVKPYSPLELEGRDIYIREGCNACHSQMVRPFRDEIVRFNGKNGQYSKAGEFVYDRPFLWGSKRTGPDLHREGGKNPSSWHYKHMYNPRSTSAGSIMPRYPWLIATNLDRSKMVDKMKLMKSAFEVPYTKAEIDSANSWADNQATKIVRDILSEAPDLKDAYAKRPKGELEKKEIVALISYLQRLGTDIKTTEIKTASNN; encoded by the coding sequence ATGGAAACACAAAAGTTTAGTTATGACAACAGTATTGTCCGGGCATTCCTTTATGCGACCGTCGTTTTCGGGATCATAGGGTTTTTGTTTGGGCTTACAGCTGCATTAATGCTTTTCTACCCTGAGCTTCCGGAGTTTTTATTTGGAACAGATGATACAACCATTAAAAGTTTAGGTGGCGGCATCGATGGGTTGATAAACACGCATGGTGCTTTCGGATTTGGAAGAATCAGAATGCTGCACACAACTACTGTTATTTTTGCATTTGTAATGAATGTTGTTTATGTAGGGGTATATTATTCCTTACAGCGATTACTGAAAACGAGAATGTACAGTGACACCCTGTCCTGGATCCACTTCTGGACATGGCAGATCATGATCCTTGTAACGTATGTTACGTTCTTCATGGGGATTAATACTTCTAAAGAATATGCAGAACACGAATGGCCGATCGATATTTTAATTACCATCTCATGGGTGATTTTCGGGGCTAATATGTTCTTAACGATAGCTAAAAGAAGAGTAAGACACTTATATGTTGCTATCTGGTTCTACATCGGAACCTGGATTGCAGTAGCAATGCTTCACATTTTCAATAACCTGGAGGTTCCTTTATCTTTCACGGGCTGGAAATCTTATTCGGCATATGCGGGGGTAAAAGATGCTATCGTACAATGGTGGTATGGTCACAACGCAGTTGCATTCGTATTGACGACTCCTGTTTTAGGTTTGATGTACTACTTCTTACCTAAAGCTGCAGACAGACCGGTTTTCTCATATAAACTATCGATTATTCACTTCTGGTCATTAATCTTCGTTTATATCTGGGCTGGACCTCACCACCTTCAGTATACTGCTTTGCCAGCTTGGGCACAGGCGGTGGGAACAGGGTTCTCTATCATGCTGATCGCTCCATCTTGGGGAGGTATGCTAAACGGGCTTCTGACTTTGAGAGGAGCATGGGATAAAGTAAGAGAAAATCCTATTCTTAAATTCTTCGTTGTGGCAGTAACATGTTACGGTATGGCAACGTTTGAAGGGCCATTATTGGCAACTAAAAATATTAATAAAATCGGTCACTTTACAGACTGGGTTATCGGACACGTACACTTAGGTGCATTGGGATGGAATGGTTTCATGGCATTTGGAGTAATTTACTATCTGATCCCAATCTTGTGGAGAACAAAATTATACTCCACCAAACTTGCTAACTGGCATTTCTGGCTGGGAACATTAGGGATTATTTTCTATGCAGTACCAATGTATATCTCCGGATTTACGCAAGGATTAATGTGGAAGCAGTTCAACCCGGACGGAACATTGGTCTGGAAAAACTGGCTGGATACGGTAACTGCAGTTATCCCTTATTTTAAGATGAGATTCTTTGGAGGATTCTTATATCTTTCAGGAGCAATTTTAATGGTGATTAACCTTATCGCTACTGTAAGAAAAGGATCATTCCAGAAAGATGTACCTGCTGAAGCACCTGCACTGGCCAACATCAGCGGAAAACGTAAAGAAGGAGAAGGAACTCACCTTTGGCTGGAAAGAACCCCGATGTTATTAGGTATTTTATCTTTACTTACGATATCAATCGGTAGTATGGTGGAAATTATTCCAACCTTATCTCTTAAAAAAAGTGTGCCTACTATTTCAGCAGTGAAGCCTTATTCTCCCCTGGAACTTGAAGGTAGAGATATTTATATCAGAGAAGGATGTAATGCTTGTCACTCTCAGATGGTAAGACCATTCAGAGATGAGATCGTACGATTCAATGGTAAAAACGGACAGTATTCAAAAGCCGGAGAATTTGTATATGACAGACCGTTCCTTTGGGGATCTAAGAGAACCGGACCAGATTTGCACAGAGAAGGTGGTAAAAACCCAAGTTCTTGGCATTACAAACATATGTACAACCCAAGATCTACATCGGCAGGTTCTATCATGCCTCGTTATCCTTGGTTAATTGCTACTAACCTTGACAGATCTAAAATGGTTGACAAAATGAAGCTGATGAAGAGTGCATTTGAAGTACCGTACACAAAAGCTGAAATTGATTCTGCAAACTCTTGGGCAGACAATCAGGCAACTAAAATCGTAAGAGATATATTGTCAGAAGCACCCGATCTTAAAGATGCATATGCGAAGAGACCTAAAGGTGAATTGGAGAAAAAAGAGATCGTAGCTCTTATTTCTTATCTTCAGAGATTAGGAACAGATATCAAAACAACTGAAATCAAAACAGCAAGTAATAACTAA
- the ccoS gene encoding cbb3-type cytochrome oxidase assembly protein CcoS, translated as MDILYLMILCSVSLAAVFLVVFIVYARKGQFEDDESPAVRILFDSDEIKEKEESGNKESDDEKGESKKIEEKSE; from the coding sequence ATGGATATTCTATATTTAATGATCCTATGCAGTGTTTCTTTGGCTGCAGTTTTCCTGGTCGTGTTTATAGTGTACGCCAGAAAAGGGCAGTTTGAGGATGATGAATCCCCTGCTGTAAGAATTCTTTTCGACTCTGATGAAATCAAGGAAAAAGAAGAATCTGGCAACAAAGAAAGCGATGATGAAAAAGGAGAAAGTAAAAAAATTGAAGAAAAAAGTGAATAG
- a CDS encoding heavy metal translocating P-type ATPase: protein MSENCFHCGQGIEKERILFDEKTFCCNGCKSVYEILNANNLNNFYELNKRAGIRPGDENSGQFDYLDTPEIFEKVTDFSEGNTSLVTFKIPVIHCSSCIWLLESLHTLNKNIKYSQVNFTRKTLQISFNHNELKLSELANFLTNLGYKPVISLETADKNIEHLDKSLLVKFAIAAFAFGNGMFLAFPEYIGGEDYWMEHYKGLFRALMCLLAIPVVVYSASDYYKSAWYGLKNKFVNIDVPIVLGIIVLFGRSLYEVATDYGPGYFDTLCGLLFFMLLGKIFQKRTYNALSYDRDYKSFYPIAVTKVDFDGKQDNILLSEIKIGDRILVRNQEIIPVDAILINGEGNIDNSFITGESATISKQPGDKIFAGGKQIGSSLELEVIKNVDQSYLTQLWNKEAFKKHETGLDTLTNNVSKYFTFIILGIALISGIYWYFIDLDKMFQVISAILIIACPCALALSAPFTFGHIMRILGRNKFYVKDTITIEKIAKLDTLVFDKTGTITHRKKSNITYEGAEIRDFDLLNIKTLLKNSNHPLSKSLYEFIEVNDDYYLVENFREISGKGYEAMVRGNLYKVGSAKYNNQNSKNLETAVYISKNNEFIGKFIFKNEYRENLKNLFKKLSGYNVFILSGDNSSEEIQLKELIPAYKGMAFNQSPEDKLNYIKTLQDQNLKVAMLGDGLNDAGALKQSNVGIAIADDTNSFTPSSDVIMNGEKVVHLDKYLNVCKGSMTIVKMTFIISFLYNVVGLSYAVTGHMHPLFAALIMPASSITVVSFTTLSTWILGRKYFKKHA, encoded by the coding sequence GTGAGCGAGAACTGTTTTCATTGTGGTCAAGGTATCGAAAAAGAAAGAATTTTATTTGATGAGAAGACTTTCTGCTGTAACGGTTGTAAATCGGTCTATGAAATCTTAAATGCCAATAATCTAAATAATTTTTACGAGCTTAATAAGAGAGCAGGAATCCGTCCCGGTGATGAAAATTCCGGACAGTTCGATTATCTGGACACACCCGAAATATTTGAAAAAGTCACCGACTTTTCCGAAGGAAATACCAGCCTCGTTACTTTTAAGATTCCTGTAATCCACTGTTCTTCGTGCATCTGGCTATTGGAAAGCCTTCATACATTAAATAAAAACATTAAATATTCCCAGGTTAATTTTACGAGAAAGACACTGCAAATTTCATTCAATCACAATGAATTAAAATTAAGCGAATTAGCCAACTTTCTTACCAATTTGGGTTACAAGCCCGTTATCAGTCTCGAAACAGCAGATAAAAATATTGAACATCTTGACAAATCACTTTTGGTGAAATTTGCCATTGCTGCTTTTGCTTTCGGAAACGGTATGTTTCTGGCTTTCCCCGAATATATTGGCGGAGAAGATTACTGGATGGAACATTACAAAGGTCTGTTCAGGGCTTTAATGTGTCTGCTGGCAATTCCGGTGGTAGTTTATTCAGCTTCAGATTATTACAAATCGGCATGGTACGGACTAAAAAATAAATTTGTTAATATTGATGTTCCCATCGTTTTGGGAATTATCGTGCTGTTCGGAAGAAGCCTCTATGAAGTGGCTACCGATTACGGACCCGGATATTTTGATACGCTGTGCGGATTGTTGTTCTTCATGCTCTTGGGTAAAATTTTCCAGAAGAGGACATACAATGCGCTTTCTTACGACCGGGATTACAAATCGTTCTACCCTATTGCCGTAACTAAGGTTGATTTTGACGGGAAACAAGACAATATTCTGCTTTCGGAAATCAAAATTGGCGATCGTATATTGGTAAGAAACCAAGAGATTATTCCGGTGGACGCCATTCTTATTAATGGCGAGGGAAATATTGACAACAGTTTTATTACAGGAGAAAGCGCCACCATCAGCAAGCAGCCGGGAGATAAAATTTTTGCAGGCGGAAAACAGATCGGGTCTTCCCTTGAGCTGGAAGTGATTAAAAATGTTGATCAAAGCTACCTTACCCAGCTTTGGAATAAAGAAGCTTTTAAAAAGCACGAAACCGGCCTTGACACATTAACAAATAATGTCAGCAAGTATTTCACTTTCATCATTTTAGGCATTGCATTAATCTCAGGAATTTACTGGTATTTTATTGATCTGGATAAAATGTTTCAGGTCATTTCCGCCATCTTAATTATTGCTTGCCCATGTGCCCTTGCATTGTCCGCACCTTTCACTTTCGGGCACATTATGAGGATCTTAGGCCGAAATAAATTTTATGTAAAAGACACCATCACGATTGAAAAAATAGCCAAACTTGACACGCTTGTATTTGATAAAACGGGAACGATTACACACAGAAAAAAATCCAATATTACCTACGAAGGAGCTGAAATCAGAGATTTTGACCTGCTGAACATTAAGACTCTTTTAAAGAATTCCAACCACCCGCTTTCAAAATCCCTGTATGAATTTATTGAGGTTAATGATGATTACTATCTCGTTGAAAATTTCAGGGAAATTTCAGGGAAAGGTTATGAAGCGATGGTAAGAGGCAATCTTTATAAAGTGGGATCTGCAAAATACAACAATCAGAATTCAAAGAATCTTGAAACAGCTGTTTACATCAGCAAAAATAATGAGTTTATCGGGAAGTTTATTTTTAAAAATGAATACCGTGAAAATTTGAAAAATCTGTTTAAAAAACTTTCGGGATACAACGTTTTCATTCTGAGTGGAGACAATTCTTCAGAAGAAATACAGCTCAAGGAACTAATTCCTGCTTACAAGGGAATGGCCTTTAACCAAAGTCCGGAAGACAAGCTGAATTACATCAAAACTCTTCAGGATCAAAATCTTAAGGTAGCCATGCTGGGAGACGGACTAAACGATGCGGGCGCTTTGAAGCAAAGCAATGTCGGAATTGCAATTGCTGATGACACCAATAGCTTTACTCCTTCTTCTGATGTTATTATGAATGGCGAAAAAGTGGTACATCTCGACAAATACCTGAATGTATGCAAAGGCTCTATGACGATTGTGAAGATGACATTCATAATCAGTTTTCTTTATAATGTTGTTGGTTTAAGTTACGCAGTAACAGGACATATGCATCCTCTTTTTGCTGCATTGATTATGCCGGCGAGCTCCATTACAGTTGTTTCATTCACTACACTTTCCACCTGGATACTGGGTAGGAAATATTTTAAAAAACACGCCTGA
- a CDS encoding Crp/Fnr family transcriptional regulator — protein sequence MSQEQQIAIEERFARVFNDKSFKERLPSADFEKYINAKKKLSFQKHDTIFEDGETPKGVYVLEKGAAKLSKSGAFGKDQILRFIKEGDIIGYRSLLCGENFQAKAEAMTDIEATFLPADVFMYLLEIDPQLSFVMLQKISYELGESSNTITFLAQKTVRERLAEILLLLEQKLGVDPEGFIKISLTREEIANIIGTATESAIRLISEFKGDNLIEVDGRNIKILNHDKLMKLGHVVL from the coding sequence ATGTCGCAGGAACAACAGATTGCCATCGAAGAAAGGTTCGCAAGAGTTTTTAATGATAAATCATTTAAAGAGAGACTTCCCAGTGCTGATTTTGAAAAATATATCAACGCCAAAAAGAAGCTGAGTTTCCAGAAACATGATACGATTTTTGAAGACGGAGAAACACCAAAAGGAGTATACGTTCTGGAGAAAGGAGCAGCGAAATTATCAAAATCGGGAGCGTTCGGAAAAGACCAGATTTTAAGATTTATTAAAGAAGGTGATATCATTGGTTATCGTTCTTTGTTATGTGGGGAAAATTTCCAGGCAAAGGCTGAAGCAATGACGGATATTGAAGCTACTTTTCTGCCTGCAGATGTTTTTATGTATCTTCTTGAGATAGATCCTCAATTATCTTTTGTTATGCTGCAAAAGATTTCATATGAGCTGGGAGAATCCTCCAATACCATTACCTTCCTTGCACAGAAAACAGTGAGGGAAAGACTTGCCGAAATACTGCTGCTTTTAGAACAAAAGCTGGGTGTAGATCCGGAAGGCTTTATCAAAATATCTTTAACCAGAGAAGAAATCGCTAACATCATCGGAACGGCTACCGAAAGTGCCATTCGTCTTATATCCGAATTCAAAGGAGATAATCTCATTGAAGTAGACGGAAGAAATATCAAGATTCTCAACCACGACAAATTAATGAAACTAGGTCACGTAGTTTTATAA
- the panB gene encoding 3-methyl-2-oxobutanoate hydroxymethyltransferase, which yields MSVHSEIKKVTTETLRKMKFDKEKITMLTAYDYTTAKMVDAGGIDAVLIGDSAANVMAGFETTLPITLDQMIYHSQSVVRGTDRALVVADLPFGTYQSNPEKALESAVRMMKEGGAHAVKIEGGKEISKSIKKIINAGIPVMGHLGLTPQSIYKFGTYKVRAKEEAEAEKLIADAQLLEELGCFAVVLEKIPADLAKKVTESISIPTIGIGAGAHCDGQVLVYHDMVGMNKGFSPKFLRRYLDLYTEITGAVEQYVKDVKNQNFPNENESY from the coding sequence ATGTCTGTTCATTCTGAAATTAAGAAAGTTACGACGGAAACCTTGCGCAAAATGAAATTTGACAAGGAAAAAATAACCATGCTTACTGCATATGATTATACCACAGCAAAAATGGTGGATGCCGGAGGAATTGATGCCGTACTTATAGGCGACTCCGCAGCCAATGTGATGGCGGGATTTGAAACCACGCTTCCCATTACACTGGATCAGATGATCTACCATTCACAAAGTGTCGTTAGAGGAACTGACAGAGCTTTAGTAGTTGCCGATCTGCCTTTCGGAACTTATCAGAGCAATCCGGAAAAGGCTTTGGAGTCTGCTGTGAGAATGATGAAAGAAGGAGGAGCTCATGCCGTGAAAATTGAAGGAGGAAAAGAAATTTCAAAATCAATCAAAAAAATTATCAATGCCGGAATTCCTGTAATGGGACATTTAGGATTAACGCCACAATCCATCTATAAATTCGGAACCTATAAAGTGAGAGCAAAAGAAGAAGCTGAAGCGGAAAAATTAATAGCAGACGCGCAGTTGCTTGAAGAATTGGGATGTTTTGCAGTGGTTTTAGAAAAAATTCCTGCCGATTTAGCCAAAAAAGTAACGGAATCTATTTCCATTCCGACAATCGGCATTGGAGCCGGTGCACATTGCGATGGACAGGTTTTAGTGTATCACGATATGGTCGGAATGAACAAAGGCTTCAGCCCGAAGTTTTTACGAAGATATCTTGATCTTTACACAGAAATCACAGGTGCCGTAGAACAATACGTAAAAGATGTGAAAAATCAGAATTTCCCTAACGAAAATGAAA